A region of Arabidopsis thaliana chromosome 5, partial sequence DNA encodes the following proteins:
- the AAE5 gene encoding acyl activating enzyme 5 (acyl activating enzyme 5 (AAE5); FUNCTIONS IN: catalytic activity; INVOLVED IN: metabolic process; LOCATED IN: peroxisome; EXPRESSED IN: leaf; CONTAINS InterPro DOMAIN/s: AMP-binding, conserved site (InterPro:IPR020845), AMP-dependent synthetase/ligase (InterPro:IPR000873); BEST Arabidopsis thaliana protein match is: AMP-dependent synthetase and ligase family protein (TAIR:AT5G16340.1); Has 1807 Blast hits to 1807 proteins in 277 species: Archae - 0; Bacteria - 0; Metazoa - 736; Fungi - 347; Plants - 385; Viruses - 0; Other Eukaryotes - 339 (source: NCBI BLink).) translates to MEQMKPCAANSPPLTPIGFLERAATVYGDCTSIVYGSNTVYTWRETNLRCLRVASSLSSIGIGRSDVVSVLSPNTPAMYELQFAVPMSGAILNNINTRLDARTVSVLLRHCGSKLLFVDVFSVDLAVEAISMMTTDPPILVFIADKEEEGGDADVADRTKFSYTYDDLIHRGDLDFKWIRPESEWDPVVLNYTSGTTSAPKGVVHCHRGIFVMSIDSLIDWTVPKNPVYLWTLPIFHANGWSYPWGIAAVGGTNVCLRKFDAPLIYRLIRDHGVTHMCGAPVVLNMLSATNEFQPLNRPVNILTAGAPPPAAVLLRAESIGFVISHGYGLTETAGLNVSCAWKPQWNRLPASDRARLKARQGVRTVGFTEIDVVDPESGRSVERNGETVGEIVMRGSSIMLGYLKDPVGTEKALKNGWFYTGDVGVIHSDGYLEIKDRSKDIIITGGENVSSVEVETVLYTNPAVNEVAVVARPDVFWGETPCAFVSLKSGLTQRPTEVEMIEYCRKKMPKYMVPKTVSFVDELPKTSTGKVMKFVLREIAKKMGTTRLSRM, encoded by the coding sequence ATGGAGCAAATGAAGCCATGCGCCGCAAACTCGCCGCCGTTGACGCCGATAGGTTTCTTAGAGAGAGCCGCCACCGTTTACGGTGACTGTACCTCCATCGTTTATGGCAGCAACACCGTTTACACGTGGCGTGAAACAAACCTCCGTTGTCTCCGCGTGGCGTCTTCTCTGTCTTCAATCGGAATCGGCAGGTCTGACGTAGTCTCTGTTCTCTCTCCCAATACTCCGGCTATGTACGAGCTCCAGTTTGCTGTTCCCATGTCCGGCGCAATcctcaacaacatcaacactCGCCTCGACGCACGCACCGTCTCTGTTCTTCTCCGTCACTGTGGATCTAAGCTTCTCTTCGTCGACGTCTTCTCCGTTGATCTTGCCGTTGAAGCGATCTCGATGATGACGACTGATCCGCCGATTCTTGTCTTCATCGccgataaagaagaagaaggaggagatgCTGACGTGGCGGATCGTACCAAATTCAGTTACACTTACGATGATCTGATCCATAGAGGTGATCTGGATTTTAAATGGATCCGACCCGAAAGCGAATGGGATCCGGTTGTGCTTAATTACACTTCCGGTACGACTTCGGCTCCTAAAGGAGTCGTACACTGCCACAGAGGAATTTTCGTAATGTCAATTGATTCTTTAATCGATTGGACCGTACCGAAAAATCCGGTTTACTTATGGACTCTACCGATATTTCACGCTAACGGCTGGAGCTATCCATGGGGAATCGCCGCCGTCGGAGGAACTAACGTCTGTTTGCGTAAATTCGACGCGCCGTTAATCTACCGTTTGATCCGTGATCACGGCGTCACACACATGTGTGGAGCTCCGGTAGTGCTCAACATGTTGTCGGCGACTAACGAATTTCAGCCGTTAAATCGTCCTGTCAACATCTTAACCGCCGGTGCTCCGCCTCCAGCAGCCGTACTCCTCCGAGCAGAATCAATTGGATTCGTGATAAGTCACGGATACGGGTTAACGGAAACCGCCGGATTAAACGTGTCATGCGCGTGGAAGCCACAGTGGAATCGTTTACCGGCGAGCGATCGAGCGAGGTTGAAAGCACGGCAAGGAGTGAGAACCGTCGGATTTACTGAAATCGACGTGGTGGATCCTGAATCAGGTAGGAGCGTTGAGAGAAACGGAGAAACCGTCGGAGAAATAGTGATGAGAGGAAGCTCGATCATGCTCGGTTACTTAAAAGATCCGGTCGGAACAGAGAAAGCTTTAAAGAACGGGTGGTTTTACACCGGAGATGTTGGTGTGATTCATTCCGATGGTTATCTAGAGATTAAAGATAGATCGAAAGATATAATTATAACGGGAGGTGAAAATGTGAGTAGTGTTGAGGTTGAAACGGTTTTGTATACGAATCCGGCGGTGAATGAAGTGGCGGTGGTGGCGAGACCTGATGTGTTTTGGGGAGAGACGCCGTGTGCGTTTGTTAGTTTGAAAAGTGGGTTGACTCAAAGACCGACGGAGGTGGAAATGATAGAGTATTGTAGGAAGAAGATGCCGAAATATATGGTTCCTAAAACGGTGTCCTTTGTGGATGAGCTGCCTAAAACTTCGACGGGGAAGGTTATGAAGTTTGTACTTAGAGAGATTGCGAAGAAGATGGGTACGACGAGGTTGAGTCGGATGTAA